aTGTCAACGTGTCAACATCAGGTCTGTGGCCACAAAACATGAAGGTTCATTAATAAACTCAATTAGAacccaaataaataataaaaaaattgcttaaagtgatattaaaaaaaacataatcacattttaataattaaagtgAGATTAAAATCTTTTTTGGTattcaatttcaaataaaataggcTAGTGGCTTCTAttatctaataatttaatttcagcTTTACTTTACATAACAAAGAAAATATGTGTAGAGCatgtttaaaaatttatttatttgagtTTAGCTAGGAACATATGTTTTGAGACAGCATTTGAGAAATTTTATCAATTTCTagcaatatttataaaaaaaataaatttattattttgtaaattatctaaaatagatattgtaaaaataatttataacttatagaataaaatctaaatatatatgtttatctttttttttataaaaataatttatgcaaagaacttataacttatagtagaaaaataatctaaatatatgtttatcttcttttcttttttttaataaaaataatttatgccAAGAACTTATGTTATTTTAACATGCACTTGTGCTATAAATCAGAATTTAGTTGTTTATCCTTTGTCTAATTTAATCTAATGTGATATGTTAACTGCGTGAATGGTTGAGACAAAGAAGCACCATTGCCTATTATCTTAAAACTTTCTAGTCTGGATCACTATAACTTAAAAAGCTTATTTAAGTATGAAAACTATAGCCAAAATGGAAAGCATTGTCACGTGAATGAATCTCCAAATGTGAAAATTGTATTTCGAACAGTTCACTCCATAATTTTATTCATGCATGGAACATATAGAGAAGTACTTCATAATTTGATGAAGCAAGTGCTGCTATCATGTTGCAGTAAACCTTGAATACCAAAAAGGATCAAAATACAAACCAACAGAAGAAATAAGAGGAACTCCTCTACCCTCTATGAATCTAAGCCTCACAACATGAGCATGCACAACATCTCCATCAAGTCTATGAAGCCTCTTGTAACCAACTGTTGTCCCTTGAATTATTAACTTACCATCCACATAAATTTCATAGCCCTTGATCCTTTGACCAAATCCAATTGCTTCTTGTATTCTAATCACATTAAATCTTAAATCTCCTTCATTGCTCCAAATTTCAACCCAATGATCCTCCTTTTCCTTATCGTCTTCCCGTGGCGCCCCGTATGACCTCAAATGGTCACTGTCCAACATATTTTCTGGTCCAAACCCTCCCTCTTTTCCTCCTCTTTGGCTACTAGCTTTAACATGACAACCTTCAGCTATGTTCTTATGAAAAATTGTATTAATTGCGGTTCTAAATTCTTTCAATCTACGAGCGTCATTTTCAGATATAAGACCAGTTGTGTTAGGCGGTACATTAAGAATTAACACACAATTTCTACCAACTGATGTGTAATAAATATCAAGTAGCTCACTTAGTTTCTTTGGTGATTCTGATTTATGCCAAAACCATCCTCCACGAATTGACACATCACATTCGGCTGGTAGCCAATCTGTCCCTCTTGGATCACCAGTATTCAGATACCTGCATTATTAACTCTAATGTTGAAACATCGAGTGCTTTTAcccaaaaaaagaaagagaaaaagaaaagcacTTACTGCTTTATGTATGGACTTCCAATTGTAAGAGAACTTCGATTAATGGTAGACCAACATGTGTCGCCTGCGATCCCATTTTCATTTCCTACCCATCTAACATCAGATCCAGCATCTGAGAAAATATTGATAGAACTTTGCAACTCCTTCACCATAGAAAACCAATCTGAAAAGTAATACGACACATTTTGCGCCATTGGATCTTTGAATCCATCAAACCAAATTTCCCTTATATTTGGATATCTAAAAAATATACAACATCATGTTAATTTCCAAAACGGATCCGCATGATATGCAGTAAAAACTACGTGCAGAACTAAAATCGGCTCATTTCAAACCGTTTGGTCAAGATCAACCGATCTTGGTTAAAAACTTGTGCAGTTAAAGAATGAGCTGCAAGCAAATTTAATTGCATGCAGATCAAAACATGCAGTTAATCTATCAAATCAAACAACGCAATTACAATTTACGATATGCAAAAGAGAGATTTGAAACTCACCTTTTAAGAAGTTCTTGCAATTGAGCTAAATAATATTCATTGTAAAGCAAATCATGGCCATATCTAGAATCATGTCTATCCTAAGGCGAAAGATAGAACCCAACATCAATTCCTTTATGAGTAGCCGCTTTCACAAACTCTTGAACTACATCACCTTTACCATTTTGCCAAGTGCTACTAATGACAGAATGCTTGGTGTACTTAGAAGGCCATAGACAAAATCCATCATGATGTTTTGCAGTTAATATCATCAATGACATTCCTGCTTCTTCTGCCACACTGGCCCATTGGGTTGTGTTGAGCCCAATTGGATTGAATATTGACGGGTTTTCATGGCCGGTACCATGCTCTCTGCCACTGAATGTGTTGACACCAAAATGAAGGAACATTATGATTTCTCTCTGTTGCCATTTTAGCTGTGAGTATGTTGGGAGAGGGAGAATTGGCAATGGCGGAGTTGGTACTTGTTCTAGTAAACAACTGCATAGATTGTTTAGTTGGAGTAATAGTGTGATAAATAAGAATAAAGAACAACATGATTTAGCCATGATGCTTTTGAATCAAGATTGTTCTTGtttggtttatttttttttattgaggAATAAATCCCTTCCTGTTATTATTTTCTTatgttaaaatctcaaactctcaccTAACATTTTGTATGACTATGACAGTGAGTGTGTTTAAAATACAAGTGTCATAGATtttataggtttcttttcttgaCTAAAGGCATTATAGGTTTCTTAAATGGGACTAGATATATTTTTGTACATCTCTTGGAGTATAGATTACTTTGGCCTCATTAACCTCATTTTAGAACTAGTCCAAACTAAAGTTGCAATGAAACACAAATATagtgtttatatatttgttaggGAAAAGCCCTCGCCAATttaacctcttgtgatatgtttgttTCATACTTCTTTTAATGATATGATCACAAAAATGCAGATTCCTCCTATCTTTTCTTTTTGAGATTATTGTGATTGATGCAATTCAATTTATGGAGAAGCTGCACTGCAAAAAGTTATGTAGAAAATGTTGTAATGTAGACAATAAGTAAAGAAACGAGTTTTAGAATAAAAACTAACAGGACCAATTTAGGCTTCTAACTCGTTAagattaagaacaattttttagtGTATCCATGTCAAATGCTCTTCTCCAGTTCTTcaactttttatttgttttggataCATTTTCATTGTATTTAATGAAATTTATCACAATAcagggaaaaagaagaaaactataCATGAACCAATAATCTAAAGGTAAGCCCGTATCGACTATGAGCAACAATCCAAAAGGGAAGGACAGCAGCTCACAACCATAGTAAGATACTAAGTTGTAAATGATGCCTATCTTTTTTTACCTATATCGACGTCAAGAAcacatgaaaatgaaaattatatATGAATAATCAAGTGTGATATGAAATCACATAAGTTAATGCGTGCAGATGTAGACTCAGTCATCTGAAAGGTTCCACTGGCTCTGATTCTTCGAGAGAGTTTGCAGCCTGAAAACATTCTGCAGCTTCTAATATTCTACCTTCTTCCTTGTGAAGAATGCCAAGATTATACCAAGCTGAAGTATTAGTTCTGTCAAGCCTTAGTGCACCCATCAGAAAGCTTCTAACAGCAGGATATGATTGAGTACCAAACCGTTTAAGAACCACAGCGGTTGAGATCAAGCTAGGGACATGTCCGGGATCAAGGTTCAATGCGTCAACAAAAGCTTTTAGAGCCTCTTTGTAAAGACCCTTTCCTTCAAGCATAGTACCTACGAAATTGAGCAAGCATAATAAAACGCATTATATACAAGTCTGAAGCAAATAAACTAGTGAAAGTTTACTGCTCTTCTCCAACTTCTACCTCCCCCACCTTTTATCAAATTTACACACAAGAAACTAAATAATGACTTTGGGCATTTTATTCCTTGCTATAATATTAAACAATGTGAGGGGCAACAGATAAATCAAAAGATAAACCATATCATATATTTACCTATTACATGGCATCTAGAAGCAGAGTATAGTCTGATGGCCTTAGATTTCGAAAGACACACCTCTGCATCATGCCACCTTGACAGACTTATGTATACATAAGCAAGATCATGCCATATTTCAACTTCCAAGCTCCTAGCATGATCTCTGTTGTCCTGTTTCAAAGGGTATTCAAAATAAAGGGGTAAGGACTAAGGAGGTAGCAAATGCTACTTTTTTGAAGTTTCTGACACTagcaaaacaataaaaatattggATTAATAGGGTGTGCAGATTAAATAGTACTACTGTATTATATTTAGAACCTTCAAGGTAAATTATATGCATTCCCGAAAAATAGTTATAGTGACTTCCTAATTGATTGCATCTAGAATCTAAAGTATGCACATTTATCATATCGCTATGGAGCACATTTATTCGCCAAACATCTCAACATgaataacaaacaaaaaataacaaCCTAGTGATAAATTGCATCTAGAATCTAAAGTATGCACCTAAAAGTGTCAGCCATCCAACTATATAATCCGCTCTTTCACCAAATAGTTTAATAGATCTGCAGGAACATGTACATGATGAAATCAATAACCATCAATATACACCAATTTATTATAAACAAGTTCCTAGACCAAATATATCTGTGCCAAACTAATACTAAGAAAATACCAGCTCTTATAAAATCTTGTAAATTTGGACTTTAAACCAACCTGCTATGAATATGGCCACAATATACCGCTGACTTTTGCGGGGCTTAAATTCATCAATACTATAAGGGCCTATACCCATAATTATTTCAGCCAAATGATCTCTTGTTAAAAGAGTTAGTATCTAGTATGCAGGAAGAATAAATTaaactttgattttaaaaataagaaagtGGAAAAGTGGGAGATAAAAAGAATGCAGAATCAGAATTTTGAGTTCCTATTCAGAATCTAAGCacaattagaaagaaaaaaaaaattaatgaatctAACCAAACATGCAGACTCCAAACAGTGTAGTTATACAAAGCTTTCCACAAAACACTGATTATCACATCAATATGTGTATGTGATACAAAGTGTCACACGCCTTTAAATGAGTATCATACTTTAACAGTTTCATTCTTCTCCTTTATATCCAAAGGAACTGTTTTGAATCCTGCTTGGTTTTTTTGTAAGATATTAATCCAATTCAATTTGGATAAATGATGATGTCAAATGGTCATACCTCACTACTCTCACTATCACCGTTACTAACAACATCTGACATTCGAAAGCATAACACAAATTTTTGGAACAAATAGATCTTACAAGTTTATATCAGACCACATTCAATCATTTCCGACAATAGCAAGAAGATAAAAGGCATATCATATGACTCGAAATTATAAATCACCAAGCACAACAATAAATGAACCTTGTATAGCTTGTTTCTTGAACCAAAAGTTTTTCTCTGAACCAGAAGAATAGCAAGAAGCTGAATGTATGTTTCAATGGCACTTGGCAACTTCCCCTGTGCAATTTGAAGTTTAGCTTTGGTTCGCAACAAAATTCCTTGATCCCATATTCCAGTCCGATCCAAAGCAGCATCAACAATAGATTCAGCATCCAAAAACTGTTTTTGTGCTGATAATATTCGGGCTAACAACAACCAGCCTTTAATATTAGACCCCGCTTCTAAGTTAAGAAAGCGCTTTGCATAATGAAGCGCAGAATCCAACTTCCTTTGCTCTGCATATTCTAGACTTAAATAGTAAAGTACAAGAGGGTCATTCATTTTGGTCATAGTGCTTGCAATTTCTAATGATCGGAGTGCCTCAGATTGTTTCTCAAACATCTCAGAATTAGAAACAGCCAATTTTGAGTATGTTGAAAGTGAAACACCGAGTAAGCAATTGGCGAGACTTTCCAACTGATTGCATCTTTCACCCAAGTTCTCACGCACTCTGGTAGCGTAGCTAACCCCATCTTTTGCAAGGTCAGGGTTCTCACAGCATATCTTAGAAGCTGTTAACAAAGCAGGAACATGTTTTGGATCCTCTCCGTTACTCAACAACTTTTTAAGAAGATTAAAGGCCACCAAGTCCTTATCTGCCCCATAATAACAAAGAGCAAGGGCATGGTACCTTTCTCTTCGATTGATAGTACCAGGGAGTAACTCTTCCCATTGGTTGGCTAAAGCTGTCAAATTCCCGGAAACCGATAGGGCAAATGAAAGGTGCTCCAAAATTGAAGGATCCCACTCAATTTTATTTAGAGATGTTTTTCTTAGCAAAATCATTAAAAGAAGTATAGCCTCTTCAGTGTTATTTCTTGGTACAAATGAACTGTCGATATGGGCACGAAGATCTGGGAGAATTTCTTCCCCTCCACAATATAGAAGAAAAATGGCAAATTCTTTCTGAATTTTTGCTGTGGTCTCTGCATCAAGATTCCATCGATGAAGGAGTGCGCGCCGGTAAGACAAAATAACTTCTCGTGGACAATCAGCAAGTTTCCATAACTCTGGAAGTAGCTCAGCTGCCTTACTTAAAGTCTCCTGCAATTTACATTCGGCGCCAAAGTTTCTAGGCAAGCCTTCAGGTAAAGAAGACTCAACCATGTCCAGAATAACCTTGCATGTTTGGGCAGACTCTGCAAGAATTATTGTAAATTTTATATTAGTTAACAATTTGGGTTCTCCTACCTAAAAACTTCCTtcaatctatttatttatttattaaagaaCATCTTAATATGcagattaaaatgaaaatatttattaaaagccACAACGAGCAAGTCTATGAATCGAACAATCAATAAGGGTACCTTCAAACCTTCCAAAAACCTGCAAACATTTTGCTTTTAGCAAAATCGCTTCTAGCAGTAATCCAGCTGTATGTATAGAAATTGATGGAGGAGTGTAACTCCGAGAGCGTCTCTTGGGACGCTCTCTACTTTTGGCTAGAAAATCATTTATCTTGGGAGTCACAGCAGCTATGTTTATGCCTTCAAAGACATGCAAAGCAGCTTCTATGTTTCCTTCCTGATATTCATATCTCCCTAACAAAGCTCTAGCTTCCTGCAGATTACAGGCACGAAAGAGTATTGAAATCACAGACACGAATAATTCTATTAAACAGTATATCATCAAAGAGTAAACTTAGTCAACCTCATAATTCAAGATACCACTCTCACGCAACGACGATTCAGCTTGCTCAATATTACCAGAATCCAACCTCCTCACAACCTGTCCATCTTGTCCAGAAATCCCACTCCCCGTCGCAGAATAATAATCCTTCGTCGCAAGAGATTCCGACGAATCAGGAACCATTCTATCTTCTTCTTTCACAACCTCCCCTGAGCAAAGACACTTCATTATCTTCAACAATCTTTTCCTCGGATTCCTAACCCTACTCCTCCCCATGCTTCCTCTCTTCCCTCAAAAATCTCTCCGCCACAGCACTGTCAATACATCACAGTTAAATTAAACCACAATCAATAATCAATAATCTAGAAGATCAATTTAACCGAAAAATCAGATTTCGCAATCCGAAAAACGGTTAGAAGTTTGAAATTGAGGTTGGCTCGTAGAAGAAGAAACCTAcatagaaataaaaagaaaaagagaatagtAACAAACAACCTTTTGATTTTTGAGAAAGAAAAGCATAGAGAAGAAGAGAatggaataataataacaacggTGGATTCCATTGTTGAATTTCTGGAATCAATCAAAGCATTAGAAAGCTTTTTCTTTTCTGGAgctatctttatttttattattattttttgcttgaaataaaatatataataataatttaatgaaATTATTATGTGAATAGCTTTAATTATGTTTGTGGAGAAAGTGAGATGGGTGGAAAAGGGAAAGCGTGAGCGAGAAGATGAGACGAGACTTGTGTTTTGTTTTTCCAGAAGAAAAGAGAAAGTGAGATCGAGGGAACGGAATTGCATGATGGGAAAGTTAGTTGAGTTTTGCGGTGGGTCCTACTGTAGAGGTGCGAGGGTGAATGTTTGCCACGTGGGATGTGTTTATGAATGTCTGAGCTGTCCATCAAACAGATATTAAATCTTTAATTCATACTCCAATCTTTAACACCTACCCCAACCGttatctattattttattttataataatttaatcattAGAATTTTACTTTTAAAGTGAAGGGTTGGAATCGTCCCCTCCAATTAAATGTTTCTCTGAATTGAAATTCAGCCTTCATGGAGTAGTGAGAGTTTGTTTAGTAGAGAACTCTTGTCTTCATTTGTTCAATTATTGAATCATGCATATACATCAATCAGGACATGTTTATGCACAAGCTTTTACAATTATCCAAGAGGGGCAAAAGTATATAACTAACTGAATCTAACAAAACGATGTTAGCTATCTAACTGCAAACAATGAAACTCAACTAACTCTTATTAGTTGTTGATTTCTTGAAAGGCTTTCGTAACAACTTCTCGTACCAAATAGCTTAATTAATGTGTATCCTATTTGAGTCGTAGTTAGAACATGTTAAATATGAAGCTTTTTGGAGATTATTCTTTCTCAAACAAAATGAATATCAAATCTATATGCTTGATAAGAGCGTGTAATATAGAATATATAACAACAAGACAACACTCAAGTTTATCACTTAACAATGTTGGAATATAGAAAGCGATGCCTAGTTCAGTCAGTAATGATTCTAACCACACTAGTTCAGATATATTGTGAGTTAGAGCATGATATTTAGCCTTTGTACTTGAACAAGCAAAGCAATCAAAGATGGATTTTTAGAACTCCATGGTACAATGTTTGACTCAAAATTGATACAAAAAACTGATATTGATATATGCATCTAAATTACTAATCTAGTCTAAATCAATTTATGACCTTAAGAAAAACCTACTAGTTGAGGTTGATGGGGCTAATAACAAACTATGAGATATAGTTCCACTAAGGTATCTTTATATCCTTCAAACTGCGACCCAACGGGAATCAAGAGGTGAGGACATATGTTAGCCCTCTAAAATGTGTCACATGTAAGTATACATGTATGGTTGAAAATTAGCAAGTGAAAAAAGTAAGGATATCGTACCCACAGGGAGTGAATGGTTACTTAGGTTATTTTGCAAGAAACTATCTTTTGAAATTAAGCATGATTAAGGTAGCAAATAATATTGATTATCAAGAGTTCAGTCTTTACTTAAAACAGTTATAAACAGTATAATGTGAGAATGGAAATAAATCAAGAGTAAATGTGTTGAGTTATGATCCGTTAATATTGTAGAAGTAAATATGTGTTCATGATGTGATGTGTCGTTCTAGGCAAGGTCAGAGTGATCTAAGGGTGTATTTCTACAACCTCAaaaaaacatgcatacaaagGACAAAGGAACAAATCTCTAATTCACACTTATAACCCTAACATATGTATGTTGTATTCTGAACACCTTAATAGTTGTAGTTCCTTATCTCTAAGTGAACTAAGTGAGTGAATATCTCTGTCATACTCTTTCAACTACTTTGATTATGAAGTGCACTTGTTGTTGGATCTCTCACAATAACAAGCTATTATCTTTTATTAAGTTGATCATTCAAATGAGCAGATTTGTAAACAAGTTAACACATAATAAAGCAAGACATTAAACTACACATCATTTAACATAAAACAACTTAATATTAATTTCACATTGCTCAACAACAAAAGGTTTAGCTCATAATGAGATGAGTACAAACTACAAGCTTGGTTCTCAGAAGCAACATCCTTAAACcaataatgaaaaataaatggAAACCTAAGAGCTATTTAGAGACTTCTTAAGATGGATAATCAACAAGATATGACTCCAGTCGCACCAGAACTCAACATCTTATATAAGAttggatgaaaataagaaaactCTCTCTACTTTCCACTATCCTCACACTAGTATAATCTATATTTTTCTTGAAAGTTCTAAACTCTCTCTTCATTCTCATTAAGGTCCTATATATAGGCCTTCACTAGGGTTTCCTGTGATGTCTTGAATCATGGGTTCAATATGAGAAAATCACATCAAGCCCATGCATGAATCATTCCCATCTCCTCCTCCCTTCTACTTAGCCAACAAGGAATCAGGTACGAGAAAACATTGGTGGGGGAAAAGGCGTATTGTGGCGGTGCTACACAGTGCACATAGTACTATTGTATTATCTTCTGTCTTCTAGTGCCTCCAAGCCTTATCCAATTTATTCAAATGAATTTCCTTTTAAGCACAACAGAGACTTCCTCCAATGTAACCATCCTTCCACATTTTCCCTAGAAACTCAAGTGACTTCAACATTTTTTTCTCCTTTAGCTAAGTTTAGCTTTTGCTTAAGTTTACGATCCCAGGTAATGACCATTGTAGTCTTTCCTTAGCTCGACAAAATTAACCTTAAATCAAGCACAAAAATACATCAAAACAACTAAAGGGAGCATCTATTGTGCTCCAAGCAAATAACTATAAAAACAACTAAACTGAGCTAAAGTAACAAATAAATGGTAATTTAACTATATAATAACCAAAGATTAAGGTATTTATTAACTCACAAAATGTGGTTTAACACACCTCCAAACTTGAATTATTACATATCCTCAAGTGATGTGACAAATAACGAAAGAGAAACTTCCATTCAAAGTAACCACCTTTTCAAACAACACTAACCCACAATCAACTCAAAAATCATCTTTAAGGGACTTGTTTAAAAAATTAGCACAACTCAACTCTGAAGCTTAACCataagtgtgtgtgtgtgctctGTGTATCACTGATGCAACTTGTCACGCCAATACTTTTCAATCAAGATAGCCAGCCTAAATTTAACTTTGTTTGTCTCATCCTATGGTCCAAGAACTCAATTTTTCAGTTTCAGAAAGGGGATTTGACTAAtctattatcatacttttgtacAAAGGAACACATAAGCATTTATTGAAAATTTTGTAGATGCTCCACCTTTTCACCTGACGGGATCTCACTTGTAATGAGTCCAACATGTTACTAATGGTGAAGACAACTACTGTTCCTCTAGTTTCAGGCACATGaacttattaaaaatatttgcTCCTCCAGTTTCGGGCACAAAAGCTTGTTCCTCTGGTTTCGTGCATAGGAACTTGTTATGAAGTGTTCTTTAGCTTGCTTTATTTACACACTTTGGTGTGTTTATTAGCATATGTCATGTGTCTAATGTACTAAGTCATAAACAATAGTGTTAACCTCCCCTAACTAAATCCTACAGTGAAATCTTATTCCATACcttaaaacaattcaaattaatcAAGAGGCTGCATACTTTTTTGACTACTAAAGGCGCAACAGGGGTTATCAGAAACACAAGAAGGTGTAACTGATTAACACTCAATACCTTGTTTCCAATATTGTCACAGTCCCAATAAATTTTTCCTAAGTTTTCTACAGTTGTTTGTCTGATAAGGTTAcagttagttgttttctttgtttttattataatatttttttgcaactaaaatatcataaactaattaatcaaaaacaagcaAACAGTTTCATTAATCCAAAGAAAATGGTTGAAACAGCCAGACAAcagaaaacaaacaaaacaaacacaacaaaacataaaacaaaatagCAGGGAAAACACAAAGAGGATATGATATGATTGGTAATTTGGATGGGTAGGGTTACAACAATATCCACCACTCCCATCATTAAATTTCCAGCACTattataaaatttgaattatCACTAAAAGgccacaaaatcatcatcaattcatgAGTAAACCTCAACAATTAACCACAACATCAACACTACTCATTATTCAAgcaaatataatcaaaataagtCTCATAATCATCCTATCCAACACATAGTGTGCATCTTTTGATTTGTGAGCACTTGGATTATATCATCACAACTTCAATCAAATTCGAAATCCacaattaacaaaaacaaacaaatctaTTCCAACTTCTAACATTATACTCCAAATCAACAACAATCATGGTGTTCTTGAAGATCGGAGAGAGATCGAAGATGAATCTTGTAATTTTGTGACTATGTATTCTTGAAGATTTTCATGGTGTTCTTGAGCAAATTCAAAggaaattgggattttgattgtAGAGAGAGGTGAgagcaaaataattttttttttgatgagAGAGTGTGGAAATCGAATAATGAATGAAAATAGTAGTAAAAGGGAATATATAGTGTGAGTGGAAAATTTCAAAAATGCtcttaactatttttttttgctCATTTTCGGGAAAATACAACTCGGCGCGAAAAGTGAAAACGAAACCAACGGCAATTCAAAGAtaaccaaatttgtgactcataTCCGCGAGAATCGCCTCAATCCGATAAACGGTCAAAAagttacgcgcgtttgaatgacgagaaacgtcggttcatctggcgcgactgtgcagaatttcgTGAGTACCGTTCAAAGAACGCGATTAAACTCATccttcggctcgaaatctgaaTGAGCGTATTTGATGAAGAATCGTAGTAAACGAAATTTCggagagaatgccgccggaatgggcttcgtacgataaaaatcgaagaagttatgaatttttgaactttgcGCAGCGTACCtgaaaaacacactttttactgaAAAATCACGACGCTCTTATAATTTTCTGGGATTTTCAGTGAAGAATTGACCGACGGCCCAGACATATGACATGTTGGGAATAATGAGACGAAGCTCTAgttaaaaaatgaagcaaaacgaatgagcggattgtgagatatgaattttttagcATCCGAAAACTTGtggttcagcaccatttttcactgtaAAAACTCATGTAATTTGCGAATTTGAGAACCTTCCTCACATAATACATTGTCGAACCCAACAAACGAAATGGATTAGACCTCGAGACGGAACTTTGGGCATAAGTCTCGCTTCAGAACAGTAATCCGACCAGGAAATATGACTTTTTGAATATTCGGAAAACAGTGAAGCGGTGAACTTGAAATTCCAAAAACAGTTAATTTCCACCACTTTCCTATATGAATTAGATTTCGGCTTGA
The window above is part of the Vicia villosa cultivar HV-30 ecotype Madison, WI unplaced genomic scaffold, Vvil1.0 ctg.001464F_1_1, whole genome shotgun sequence genome. Proteins encoded here:
- the LOC131635327 gene encoding protein NPGR2-like, with protein sequence MGRSRVRNPRKRLLKIMKCLCSGEVVKEEDRMVPDSSESLATKDYYSATGSGISGQDGQVVRRLDSGNIEQAESSLRESGILNYEEARALLGRYEYQEGNIEAALHVFEGINIAAVTPKINDFLAKSRERPKRRSRSYTPPSISIHTAGLLLEAILLKAKCLQVFGRFEESAQTCKVILDMVESSLPEGLPRNFGAECKLQETLSKAAELLPELWKLADCPREVILSYRRALLHRWNLDAETTAKIQKEFAIFLLYCGGEEILPDLRAHIDSSFVPRNNTEEAILLLMILLRKTSLNKIEWDPSILEHLSFALSVSGNLTALANQWEELLPGTINRRERYHALALCYYGADKDLVAFNLLKKLLSNGEDPKHVPALLTASKICCENPDLAKDGVSYATRVRENLGERCNQLESLANCLLGVSLSTYSKLAVSNSEMFEKQSEALRSLEIASTMTKMNDPLVLYYLSLEYAEQRKLDSALHYAKRFLNLEAGSNIKGWLLLARILSAQKQFLDAESIVDAALDRTGIWDQGILLRTKAKLQIAQGKLPSAIETYIQLLAILLVQRKTFGSRNKLYKDNRDHARSLEVEIWHDLAYVYISLSRWHDAEVCLSKSKAIRLYSASRCHVIGTMLEGKGLYKEALKAFVDALNLDPGHVPSLISTAVVLKRFGTQSYPAVRSFLMGALRLDRTNTSAWYNLGILHKEEGRILEAAECFQAANSLEESEPVEPFR